Genomic DNA from Orcinus orca chromosome 6, mOrcOrc1.1, whole genome shotgun sequence:
ctgtgcattaattatgtatcTGCTaatttaccaatttcattgattagcactaatagttttctggtagcaactttaggaatctctatgtatagtatcatgtcatctgcaaacagtgacagatttacttcttcttttctgatttggattccttttatttctttttcttctctgattgctgtggctaaaacttccaaaactatgttgaaaaatagtggtgagagtgggcaaccttgtcttgttcctgatcttagtggaaatggtttcagtttttcaccattgaggatgctgttgcctgtgtttttgacatatatgacctttattattttgaggtaagtttcctctatgcctactttccagagggtttttatcataaatgaatgttgaattttgtcaaaagctttttctgcatctactgagatgatcatatgctttttctccttcagtttgttaatatggtttaccacattgattgatttgcatatattgaagaatccttgcattcctgggataaaccccacttgatcatggtgtatgatcctttaaatgtgctattggattctgtttgctagtattttgttgcagatctttgcatctatattcatcagagatattggcctgtagttttctttctttgtgacttcttttctggttctggtatcaggatgatgctggcctcatagaatgagcttgggagttttcctccctctgctatattttggaagtgtttcagaaggataggtgttagctcttctctaaatgtttgatagaatttgactgtgaagccatctggtcctgggcttttgtttgttggaagatttttaatcgcagtgtaaatttcagtgcttgtgattggtctcatcatattttctatttcttcctggttcagtctcagaaggttgtgcttttctaagaatttgtccatttcttccaggttgtccattttattggcatagagttgcttgtagtaatctctcatgatcctttgtattcctgcagtgtcagttgttacctctcctttttcatttctaattctattgatttgagtcttctccctttttttcttgatgagtctggctaatggtttatcaattttgtttatcttctcaaagagcaagctttcagttttattgatctttgttattgtttccttcatttctttttcatttatttcttatctgatctttatgatttctctccttctgctaactttagggtttttttgttcttctttctctaattgtttacatggaaggttaggttgcttatttgagatgtttcttgtttcttgaggtaggattgtattgctataaacttccccttaGAATGGCTTTTCCTgaatcccattggttttggggcatcatgttttcattgtcatttgtttctaggtagtttttggtttcccctttgattttttctgttatcttttggttatttagtaatgtactctttcgcctccatgtgtttgtgatttttacagatttttttcctgtaattgatatctattctcatagtgttgtagtcGTAAgacatacttgatatgatttcaattttcataaatttacctaggtttgatttgtgacccaagacatgatctatcctggagaatgttccatgagcacttgagaagaaaatgtattctgttgtttttggatggaatgtcttacaaatatcagttaagtccatgttgtttaatgtatcatttaaagcttgtgtttccttgtttattttcattataggtgatctgtccattggtgaaaatggggtgttaaaatctcctactatgcttgtgttactgtcaatttcccctcttatggctcttagcatttgccgtatgtattgaggtgcacctatgttgggtgagtaaatatttacaattgttatatcttcttcaattgatcccttgatcattatgtcgtatccttctttgtctcttgtaataatcttattttaaataaaggctattctgtctgatatgagaattgctactcaagcttccttttgatttccaatttgcatggaatatctttttccatcccctcactttcattctgtatgtgtccctaggtctgaagtgggtctcttgtagacaggatatatagagatcttgtttttgtatccattcagtcagtctgtatcttttggttggagcatttaatccatttacatttatggtagttatcaatatgttttttcctattaccattttcttaattgttttgggtttgttattgtgggtcttctgtttcctgcttagagaagttcctttagcatttgttgtaaagctgctttccTGATGCTGAATTCgcttagcttttgctagtctgtaaagctttttatttctctgtcaaatctgaatgagatccttgttgtgtagagtaaacttggttgtagttttttccctttcatcactttaaatatgtcctgccacacttctgacttgcagtttctgctgaaagatcagctgttaaccttatggggattcccttgtatgttatttgttgcttttcccttacttcttttaatattttttctttgtatttaatttttgatagtttgattaatatgtgtcttggtgtgtttctccttggacttatcctgtgtgggacattctgtgcttcctggacttgattgactatttcctttcccatattaaggaagttttcaactataatctcttggaatattttctcagtcctttttttttttgtcttcttcttttgggacccctataattcgaatgttggtgtgtttaatgttgtcccagaagtctctgagactgtcctcaattcttttcattctttttttctcttttcttctctgtggtagttatttccactattttatcttccaggccatttatctgttcttctgcctcagttattctactcttgattccttctagagaattttttatttcattttttgtgttgttcatcactgtttgtttactcttttgttcttctaggtccttgttaaacatttcttgtattttctacattctatttccaagattttgaatcacctttactatcattactctgaattatttttcaggtagactgcatatttcttcttcatttgtttgttcttgtgggtttttaccttgttccttcatctgctgtgcatttctctgtcttctcattttgcttatcttactgtgtttggggtctcctttttgcaggctgcaggttcattgtCCCATTGTTTTTCAAGTCTTCCCCCAGtggtaaggttgtttcagtgagttctgtaagcttcctggtgggagagacttgtgcctgtgtcctggtggatgaggctggatcttgtttttctggtaggcaggaccatgtccagtggtgtgttttggggtgtctgtgaacacattatgattttaggcagactgtctgctaatgggtggggttgtattcctgtcgtGCTAGTtctttggcatggggtgtccaacactggagcttgctggtcattgagtggagctgggtctcagcATTGAGATGGATATCTTTGGGAGAGCTCTCGTTGATTGATATTACGAGAGCCCAGGAGGTCTCTGCTGGACCAGTGTCCTAAActcgactctcccacctcagaggatcaggcctgacacccggccagagcaccaagaaccatcagccacacggccaggaacatggggattttcttgccttttgggatatctgaggtcttctgctagcgttcagtaggtgttctatagcaGTTGTTACACATGTAgctatatttttgatgtatttgtggggaggaaggtgatcgtCATGtgttactcctccaccatcttgaaggtcctccctcattgtggttttgatttaagTTTTATCAGTAATTTAGCTGTTGCATTTAGAATAGACTATGGGTAACATGACGAGTTGGGAGGCTGTGAGTCTGTTCCAGAGCAGGTGTGATggtttctttcagcttttcaattttataattatGTGTTCATTTATGTGAAATGGGCCATGTGACTTAAGCTCTTGGACCCTCACTTTCCTTATCTATAGAATATGGATACAAATACCTACATCCTAGAGCTGTTGTAATATGTAAAGTAAAGAAGATGAAGTACCTCACATATAGTAAGCTTGCATCTAATACATAGTATTTCTGTCCTTATTCACTTAAAGTTGCAATAACTAGCACACCTAATgtttaattttggaaaacaattcaCATGAAAAATACTTGAACTGTAAATTAATATTGATAGTTATTTTGTTAACTCAAGCATTGTATTAAACCAACAATACTAGACTTACACATAATTAATTGATAAATCTTAGCCAAATTTTGATACTTAAAACACTGAAATACTTAAATATCTATGAATAGAAATTTGTGTAGTCTTTtttgcaaaaaataattttatttgcatCTCTCTTTACCAGGGTAATATTAATAAAAGATGAACAAAAGTGATAAACTCCTCAACAATATTTCTTTTGaggtaattattatatttttaagattaaaaatatatgatgtTTTTAGGTTTATTTAAGATGGGGAGTGGAAATGATTCATTTGTCCTACTTCTAGAAAGCAACAAATCACTACCCAAAAGCATAAAAACAGGGGAAATCAACATATTCaaaaaagtttcagttatgcaagataaatAATTTCTAGGCATCAGCTGTACAACATACCTATAAGTTACcaatactgtattgtgcactgaaaattttaagaaaatagatcTCAAGTGCTGTCActacaaaaagattaaaaaatgaaaaagtgggACAGGAGGAAACTTTTGCAGGTGATGGATAGGTTTATttccttgattgtggtgatggtttcatgggtgtatgcATATGTTCAAACTTATCCaactgtatacattaaatatgtgcagtttttcatatatcaattacacctcaataaagctgttaaaattttaataaataaatacttcaaaataaaaaagcaaaaaaaatccaataaagtAGGAAACAGTtacaacaaaaccccaaatatAAAAAGTAAGGAGTATCTATGAAATACATTAAATTTGGACCAAATTTAAGGTTTACACTCTTAGAGGATGCATTTCCGTAGATCAGGACTAATAATTGTGCATATATGAGCATCTAAACCTTGATTCCTTAATTAAAATTGCaaggtctgaaaaaaaaaaaaaaaaaaaaagaaattgcaaggTGTGGAGCATCTCTTAGCCCTGAATTTCAAAGTACCAAGGAGGAAGAGCTGAATAAGGAATCACACAAACACACTAACCAAGGAAAGCTGCTGTAGGCAGgatgaaatagacaaaatggATGGCACTCAGCTCTGCAGCTGCTGATACTAGTCAGCTGGTATTGTCACTTACAAATACGCAGTGTATAGGGGCCTAAACCTGCTTACACATGAAGTATAAACTGCTAAGTGTTCAGAACACCAAGGACATAAAGTGTGCTTAGGTCTCCTGCACAGCAGAATGGATGAAGAAATAATCTGTTGTAACAATATTGAATTGAGATGTTTGATACGCCCCTGCCATTCCCTCCATACTACTTTCTACTCTACTTCTGAAAACACAGGCTCAGAAAGACACCCCTTCTTTGAGTATGAGACAGAAAAGTACCACAGGGAGATAGAATCTTATGTGTTTATCCTTTAGCATAGACTAAATGCAAGAACCTGATACCCAAATAAAATTGCTGGACACCCTCCAATGGGCCACCCAGGCCATGCTTCTTCAGGGCCCACTGACCTATTTTACCATTTGGGCTACAGTCTTTTTAACCTCCCAGTTCACCTTTTAGAGCTTATAACAAAAACACCACCCCAGGCCAGAGGTGCCCACTGAAATTTTAGATGTGTAAAATGCTGGAGTCAACTAAAAAGTACACAGCCTTTGAGAGACAATTATTGACCTCTTATTGGGCTGTAGCAAATGCTGAGCACAGGTCCCATGGATATGAAATAATCTTAAAATCAAACACCTCAATCATGCTGTAGGTCTGAACAAGTCTCAAATTGCTGTGTGGAGGCAGCTCAAGAATCTTCCATTATAAAGTAGAAATAGTACTTGCAACAGCAGGCAAGACTCAGCCTAGCCAGGTTTTTGCAATTCCATGGAAAGGTCTTGGGTGCCCTTCTGCCGCCCTGGCACCTTGCCCCTCTACTGCCTCTACTGACCCACTGGGGGCCGGGATATACAGACCTCTCCTCCCACACATGGGCCTGGTTCACTGATGGCTCCTCCTAATTAACTTCCATCTGGCTGCAATGGGGTGAACCTGCCCTCCAACATAAGAGAGACCTGTCCCTAACTGAGTGTGGGAAGGAGCACTCAGCACAGTGGACAGAGCTTCATGACCTAGGGAAGGCTCTCCCGGCTACCCAGCAAAAGGAGCCCTGATATATTTACAGGCTGTACTATCCAGGCCCTACAAGACCACACCTGTTCAACTTTTCTGAACACATGGCATCTGATAACAGCCCAGTTATGAGACATGAAAAATCTCCATGCTCCATGTCACCCACAAGGTGCTGGGTCATTGAATGTTTTCATAGACGAGTAAAGGGCAGTCTTAAGTGATTGATAAAAGGAGACAAATAATCCCAACCCAGACTGCACATCTCAGGTGACCAGACTGGGGGCTCAATACAACAGTTCCCCAAAAAAGGACTTCTCATTTGAGCCACACATTGGATCAGATTgcccctcccttccatccttctcTTCCATTTTATGACCCTTGTTTAGAGTTTCTGACATCTTCGTCTCCATGTGAAGGCCCTGCAAGGGACTTCCATCCCCTTCCATCCCTTTCTAAGGACTCAAATAGAGCACTAAATggcttttaaataacaaaaaaatgagaagttaTAGAAACTCTGGAAactcatttaaaatcttttaaaaattcaaactgtTATGCTAAGCAATTCTTCAatatgatgtttttctttttaagttatataaaaatgttttttctgtaaAACCTTTTTGTCCCTCTTACACACAACCCTTCCAAACAAAAtgtccaaaaaaattaatttagaaacttAATAAAGTTTTGATTGCTAAATAAGACACACCAATAATAACAACTAACACAAAATACTGACACTTAGAAAGAtgtggaggaggaaaaaagacTTTAATGATCTTTGCTTTTGTAGAGCCACTCTTGGaagcttttctctcctccttaaaaaccaaaccaaaccaaactccTTCTTCTGCCTTGAGTCCTTTAGATTCAGGCTGATGGCTGAGCCTATAGTCAACTTGATAACACTGACTGAGATAGCAGATGATGACCCCGCTCTTGCATGTTCCACATAAAACACCTCCAAATGCTATCTATACTAGTGAGGTAGATAAACTGATGTCAGACAAACAGAACAGGTTCAAACTGACTGCCTCATGTGTGACTCTAAAACTAGAGACTAAACTATTCAGACTAGACAGAAAAGCCCGGGACAAGAGTTCCCATGACAAAAGGCCACATTAAAAACTGTGAACCTGGCTACCTAATTAATACATGTTCTATCTGGGTTACCTTGACATTAAAAACTCTTTATTTCCAAAGAGAGGGCCCTGCTGTGACTTCTGGGATCAACTCCTTTTGTGTATACGTGACTGTCATGACATCAATTAGCCCATGGGACAGTCACATCAGAACCAACCTCCTGACCAGCTCAAGCTGGGACTGTATTATTGCCTTGGACCAAGTAATAAAGGTTCaaacaatagaattttaaaagctgCCTAACTCTGTACGGTAGACCCAGATAGTCTAGGAGACATATTTCCTGGTTTAGTAACCCCTTAACCCTCATGTCTCATAATGACACTCAAGGCAGGCCTGATTCTAATTAAAGTGATTTTGATCAAAGCCTTGGTCCCTGTTGTCTCAAACCATTTACCTGGTTCTTAGCACAGCCCTTCAAAGTCTAACCTATTCAGGTCCATAAAAATACCCTGGTTTTTACTCAGGTCTCAAGAAAATCAGAGCAGAGTTAAAGAGTCCAATGATAGGCCACAATCCTGTGTGATTTCTTAAGCCTGATCATAGACAGGAATACACACCCCAGACTTGGTGCACAGCCAGTGCACTGAGGTCTATGAAGGGTCAAAGCCTCAGAGCCCCCTGTCCAATCAGCCATACTTCTATCCATGTCTACACCCCAGACCAGAGCCTTCATTTGGAGGCTTTCCATGGTGGCTTTCCTCAGGGATCTCTGTAAAGGTCTCCTTATGCGACCCAGGGGAAGCCAGAAGACACTTTTCTCCACTCTGACTCACAACTCAGTCTTTTCTACTCCTAGTactttcctctctccctggccCCTGTTCCAGGGTTCATAAAAATGCCAGAGCCTTttgttggggtctcctttttcagTAGTGAGATGACTGCCACATCTGTGGTCTGTGCTGATCCACTTGACCTCAACTGGTGGGCCATTCCATGGGAACAAACAGAGTAGGGAAAATATTGAGGTTTTCTCTAGTTTAGGCTATTGTGTATACTCTTACAATAAGTAGTTAAAGACTTGACTGATACTTTCATTTTTGCCTATTGCTTAATTGACTACTCTGACTCCCGGTGGCTTAGCTCCAGCTGAACTGCTAAGagtctgctctcaccactcaTATTCAATAGGGTCCTGGAAGTACTGGCTGGGGAaataaggcaaagaaagaaaatgaaaggtatacagattggaaaggaagaaacaaaactgtctttatttacagatgacatgattatttACATAGACAATTCCAAGGGttctattaaaacaaacaaacaaacaaccaccCAGAGttgcaaaataaaaagtcaaCACATAAATATTAATCTTCTCTTTATATACTAGCAATAGAAAGttgggaacaaaaataaaaaacactatgGACCGCCCCCGCCGCGGGTCCCAGCAGCTCGGGCGGCGGGAGGAGCGGCAGCGGCCAGGCAGCCCAGGTTCGCGAAGGCTCTCGGCGCGCCGCGGCCCGCAGGCACCCGGCACGCGCCCGCCCTGCCGCGACGATGCCCAAGAGGAAGGTCAGCTCCGCCGAGGGGGCGGCGAAGGAGGAGCCCAAGAGGAGATCGGCGAGGTTGTCAGCTAAACCGGTTCCTGCAAAAGTGGAAACGAAGCCAAAAAAGGCGGCAGGAAAGGATAAATCTTCCGACAAAAAAGTgcaaacaaaagggaaaaggggagcaAAGGGAAAGCAGGCTGAAGTGGCTAACCAAGAGACTAAAGAAGACTTACCTGCAGAAAACGGAGAAACTAAAAATGAGGAGAGCCCAGCTTCTGatgaagcaggagagaaagaagccaagtcTGATTAATATCACACACCTGGTCCTATCAGTGGTCCCTGTTTCCCTTCTTGTACAATCCAGAGGAATATTTTTATCAACTATTTTGTAAATGCAAGTTTTTTAGTAgctctagaaacatttttaaaaaggaaggaatcccacctcatcccattttttaagtgtaaatgcttttttttaagagGTGAAATCATTTgctggttgtttattttttggtacaaCCAGAAAATAGTGGGATATTGAATATGGGAGGCTTTGATTGTCTTGGGTGTCAGCTTAACATTCCACAGATGGAGGGTAGCTTTTATATCCTATAATACAAAGCATACTACATGGCAGTTTGGAGTCAGTTGCGCATTTAATGTCTTAAACACTTTAAATTACTTCTCTTCCCACGTTGTTTTTGGTAGAATTGTTTCCTAAAGCAAACCACTCACCCCTTGATCTTGGCTCTCCTGGGCAGAGTTTTGTGCACTCTGTAACATCTTTGGTCGTGGTAGTCCAGTTCTTCTAGTAACTGTTAATGTGCTGTGAACGATTGACAATTTGAGTATGTAGTGTATGGGATATTAAATTGTGAATTAGTGGGACTTACGATGTAACAGCATatcaatatttgaagatattggtACTTGATATCCTGTGAAGGAAAATTTGCCCCCAAATTTTAAGCTGGAAAGTCACTGGAATAACTGTTCAGAAAAGAATCACAACTACATGATTTTTTAGGTTTTTGGTACGTATGTTGAGAATTGTGTACAAATTGAAATGTCTGTGTACTGATCctcaaaacaacaaataaaatctcaattatgaaagaatttcttggaaaaaaaaaaaaaaaaaaaaaaaaaaaaaaaaaacactatgccTTTTACaatgactaaaaaataaaaaaggaaatacctTAGTGTAGATCTAACAAAACTGTTACAGATTCTGTAGGGTGGAAACTATAATATGTTAATGAAGTACATAAAAGAAGACTTGAACTGACATACTGTGTTCATCTTCATAATAAATATGTCAATTCTCTTCAAATTAATCTATAGGTTTAatgaaattcctatcaaaatcccaacaagaTTCTTTTTTAGATacagacaagctgattctaaaattaacataaaatgagagatcaatatttttgtaaaataatgaaCTGGGAAGAATCACACTAGCTGAatctttttattgtgaaatacatAAACAAGAAATttgccatttaaaccatttttaagtgcacatttcagtggcattaattacattcacagtgttgtgacACTATCACCACCTTCtac
This window encodes:
- the LOC125964644 gene encoding non-histone chromosomal protein HMG-14, yielding MPKRKVSSAEGAAKEEPKRRSARLSAKPVPAKVETKPKKAAGKDKSSDKKVQTKGKRGAKGKQAEVANQETKEDLPAENGETKNEESPASDEAGEKEAKSD